A genomic stretch from Erigeron canadensis isolate Cc75 chromosome 9, C_canadensis_v1, whole genome shotgun sequence includes:
- the LOC122583415 gene encoding probable disease resistance protein At4g27220, protein MGESMVSPLVGKVVDLLFGVAIKEFSYMWNCKENVKTLQSEVENLKLMREKFQQQINNANFKGDNLVQGVEEWSKKAANEISKAEVFLQHEANAHKTCFRIRICANWGTLYHYGKMATKMAYSLSQHQVSGKSYESGVSLYNPPPGPLDSYENKDLDGGVGKTTLAKEVVPRVKHLFHDVAFITVSQSVDIEKIKKESEDARKRIKKKHKLLIILDDVWETLSWEELCMPLSRNLKILLTTRSEKVCQKMKVDSKIYVDSLPAKEAWILFKRVVGEKVETDTNLKQVAYDVAAQCGGLPLFIQAVGNALKDETINTWKATLSRLKKPVSSELDLDIAKAFTRLQLSYEYLKSEEAKSCFLLCAMFPSDYTISLEDLVYYMVGLYKFDDLDSMEDARDRVRNAVNLLTSSCLLLKVEDDEGFTKMHDVIHDVAMLIASKGKNKYLVKAGKRLTKWLPKDNNLKSYTGISLMNNSISELPDCEIHLSSLDIFLVNNNSELSIISDKFIEGMREVKVLDMRCCQFAQLPQSLKLLTKLRVLNLEENYLFHEISILGEMKDLEILILNRTGIKEIPKEIGELVNLRRLEVIRCRYMTRVTSGVILKLQSLEELYIDLSKMREGVNGCLAEVMKLSNIIYLDLTVKCFDLIPKGFNLENLKRFVIQIGDFYLEYELRGDFYQVNELRRLDRYLIISSEHVMIALNNIMPTLYKVEHIELYDCPHVSCLVDDGTLCDGDEGKTKEKCFKKLQHLELGSLSKLEVIWKCPDEYISLSNLVKLYIYSCDKLERIFTITVAQGLVNLKKLKIEGCDSLEEVIWGSEGRRDDASGNVIVFPSLAQILLLFLRKLKGFFNSVGNCSIRYPSLVDVEIRGCGSMDIWGPGIHETPNLKTLVGHSGMPIAVNGSFAINETVKKSLRLYNQPTR, encoded by the exons ATGGGCGAGTCGATGGTTAGTCCTCTGGTTGGAAAAGTTGTGGACTTATTGTTTGGTGTGGCTATCAAGGAGTTTAGTTACATGTGGAATTGCAAAGAAAATGTTAAAACGTTGCAGAGTGAAGTTGAAAACCTAAAACTTATGAGGGAGAAGTTTCAACAACAAATAAATAACGCTAATTTTAAAGGAGATAATCTCGTACAAGGTGTGGAAGAGTGGTCAAAGAAGGCGGCAAACGAAATATCCAAGGCCGAAGTGTTTCTTCAACATGAAGCAAACGCCCACAAGACATGCTTCAGAATAAGAATATGTGCCAACTGGGGGACCCTTTATCATTACGGTAAGATGGCAACGAAGATGGCTTATTCTCTTTCACAACACCAAGTAAGCGGCAAGTCTTATGAAAGTGGGGTATCTCTTTATAATCCTCCACCAGGACCACTTGATTCTTATGAAAACAAAGACCTTGATG GTGGTGTTGGGAAAACTACACTAGCCAAGGAAGTTGTTCCAAGAGTAAAGCATTTGTTTCATGATGTTGCATTCATAACCGTCTCGCAAAGTGTAGATATTGagaagattaaaaaagaaagtgaaGATGCAAGAAAGAGAATAAAGAAAAAGCATAAACTTCTAATCATATTAGATGACGTTTGGGAGACACTCTCCTGGGAAGAATTATGCATGCCACTTTCGAGAAACCTTAAGATTTTGCTGACGACTAGAAGTGAAAAAGTGTGCCAGAAAATGAAGGTTGATAGTAAAATCTATGTCGACTCTTTGCCAGCAAAAGAAGCATGGATTCTTTTCAAACGCGTGGTCGGTGAAAAAGTGGAAACCGACACCAATTTGAAACAAGTTGCATACGATGTTGCTGCACAATGTGGTGGATTGCCACTCTTTATTCAAGCTGTAGGGAATGCTTTGAAAGATGAAACCATTAATACATGGAAAGCGACTCTTTCTCGACTCAAGAAACCCGTATCATCGGAATTGGATCTGGATATAGCTAAAGCATTTACTCGTTTGCAACTAAGTTATGAATATCTTAAAAGTGAAGAAGCCAAGTCGTGCTTCTTGCTATGTGCTATGTTCCCTAGCGACTATACTATTTCGTTGGAAGACTTGGTATATTATATGGTGGGTTTGTATAAGTTTGATGACCTTGATAGCATGGAGGATGCAAGAGATAGGGTTCGAAATGCAGTTAATCTTCTCACATCCTCTTGCTTGTTGTTGAAGGTGGAGGATGATGAAGGCTTCACCAAAATGCATGACGTTATTCATGACGTGGCAATGTTAATTGCATCTAAAGGTAAAAACAAATATCTGGTAAAGGCTGGGAAACGTTTGACAAAATGGCTACCAAAAGACAACAACCTAAAAAGCTACACGGGTATCTCACTCATGAACAATAGTATCTCCGAGCTTCCTGACTGTGAGATTCATTTATCAAGCCTTGACATTTTCCTTGTAAATAACAATTCGGAATTGTCAATTATTTCTGATAAGTTCATTGAGGGCATGAGAGAAGTCAAAGTATTAGATATGAGGTGTTGTCAATTTGCGCAGCTTCCACAATCATTGAAGCTACTCACAAAACTTCGTGTCCTTAATCTTGAAGAAAACTACCTTTTCCATGAGATTTCTATTCTTGGGGAGATGAAAGACCTTGAGATTCTAATTCTTAATAGAACTGGAATCAAAGAAATTCCTAAAGAGATTGGTGAGTTGGTGAACTTAAGGCGGCTTGAAGTTATTAGGTGTAGATATATGACTCGTGTAACATCGGGCGTGATTTTAAAGCTCCAAAGTTTGGAAGAGTTGTACATTGACCTTAGCAAGATGAGGGAAGGAGTTAATGGTTGTCTTGCTGAGGTAATGAAGTTGTCGAATATCATATACTTAGATTTAACAGTGAAATGTTTTGATCTTATTCCCAAAggttttaatttagaaaatctAAAAAGATTTGTTATTCAAATCGGAGATTTCTATCTAGAGTATGAACTCAGGGGAGATTTCTATCAAGTAAATGAGCTTAGGAGGCTAGAtcgttatttaattatttcaagtgAACATGTTATGATTGCGCTAAATAACATCATGCCGACCCTGTATAAAGTGGAGCATATTGAGTTGTATGATTGTCCTCATGTGTCATGCTTAGTTGATGATGGTACACTGTGTGATGGGGATGAAgggaaaacaaaagaaaagtgtTTCAAGAAACTACAACATCTTGAATTGGGGTCCCTAAGTAAATTGGAGGTGATATGGAAATGCCCAGATGAATATATAAGTCTAAGTAACCTAGTCAAGCTTTATATCTATAGTTGTGATAAGTTAGAAAGGATATTCACTATAACTGTAGCACAAGGCCTTGTCAATctcaagaaattgaaaattgaaGGTTGCGACAGTCTAGAGGAAGTGATTTGGGGTAGTGAAGGTCGTCGAGATGATGCATCTGGAAATGTTATAGTGTTCCCTTCCCTCGCCCAAATATTGCTTTTGTTCTTAAGGAAACTGAAAGGATTCTTTAACTCAGTTGGGAATTGTAGTATCAGATATCCATCTTTGGTGGATGTTGAAATACGTGGTTGTGGGAGCATGGACATATGGGGCCCTGGAATCCACGAAACACCCAACCTCAAAACATTGGTAGGACATTCAGGTATGCCCATAGCAGTCAATGGATCTTTTGCCATAAATGAAACCGTGAAAAAATCATTGAGATTGTACAACCAGCCAACCAGGTAG
- the LOC122583416 gene encoding disease resistance protein At4g27190-like encodes MVDVVKGFAGNLLAKIGEKFACKTGCHQLGYVLSHKKYINGLKQQLDMLKIKREGINLDVEEAMRNGEYVVPEVEQWYDDVEIIWKDSTRFLENEVQKTKSTLNGWFPNIKGRYILSKKAIKKTLELASLNAVAFRRIALPAPPLAVGDRSITGFRNFESRMPTINQLMMMLKDDTRQIISICGMGGSGKTTMVKEVARRVREEKLFDEIIMAVVSKEPDLMRVQEELAKWLGLKFKAATLDGRADEIWKRLLQSKKRNVVILDDVWKHIDLERIGIPFGKGFSCKVVLTSRNVDVGKQMGCGNDDILELDMLTPPETWSLLGEMVGESLDDPNLHDTAYEIVIRCGGLPIAIICLGRSLKDKRREVWNDTLQKLQKNIVPENIEGVREMYKSLQASYDLLEDEEAQKIFLLCCMYPEYANVPLEALVRSGTGLDFFRGVDILSQVRDRVHSLTDKLKSRFLLLSGDRKSTVKIHSVVRAVGISVASTSKLNARGFKAMVIHEDRWPRGMAFSDCNVFSVVSNEISELPSRRLTFQNLDLLQLACPRLSLEKLNTMFDRMQTVKVVELWNMSVPSLSSLFISLPRDICVLCMDCKMETIGDIRPEEFVDLEILSLGNCDMIELPRQIGNLANLRLLDLSRCHSLERIFPGVISSLSQLEELDTGSKWWGEEEEGDASLTELESLTKLSYLGIRIKSLSFLPKNSLFEKLQRYVISVGVHIEKSRSFNNRMLLLKLKSTGTHLGGGIDKLLQRNTEKVFLSGDGIKTALNELAPGGFQQVKYLTVECCNNEATEYLLDYSYTSYGAAVFSNLEKLRMEKMWLLKGILSHNSQGLPVKSFSKLRKIHLSVLPEMTHLFTQSVATNLVHLESLHIEYCTSMQEVILNPTPSAASSTTENKIVFPKLLELIINDVVSLICFSHGINLQLEFPQLRVLKLEYIKNFLTFCPEEIYHNGTKLQSLIDHKVEFSSLAELTITNVADIKEVWCGCFPNLVHLQGLYIQFCHNMEEVISIQRPSVATKEEILVFLKLKEVILFGLNRLTYFCRGIDHVEFPQLRVLRLRWLAHFRTFCPEENVDLPSYAFNDKVSFPSLETLEVSELDSVEELWSSQLPTSQFGKLKYLRVEKCHKLVNIFPSDLETLFPNLEKLEVEKCDSLEQVWGTKGIQIRNLKSIIVCDCPSLMSLCALYTFKGLSNLQVLDISNCKMMVAVVADEKKDGKTIEAFSVNKLEQLNLAFLPNLSCFSDTKCDIELTELTQVMVKGCPEMITFSESSVLTPKLQFAVVEGVTKTGDLNSTIRAAHAFIESVGSQKNTT; translated from the exons ATGGTTGATGTGGTGAAAGGTTTTGCCGGTAATCTTTTAGCCAAAATAGGAGAAAAGTTTGCTTGTAAGACTGGATGTCACCAGCTGGGATATGTGTTGTCgcataaaaaatacatcaatgGCCTAAAGCAGCAATTAGATATGTTAAAGATCAAACGCGAAGGAATAAACCTAGATGTTGAAGAAGCCATGAGAAACGGTGAATATGTTGTACCGGAAGTTGAGCAATGGTATGACGACGTGGAGATTATATGGAAAGACTCTACAAGATTTCTTGAAAATGAAGTTCAAAAAACTAAGAGCACTCTAAATGGTTGGTTTCCAAACATCAAAGGACGTTATATTTTAAGCAAGAAGGCGATAAAGAAGACTTTGGAGCTCGCCTCATTAAATGCTGTAGCATTTCGTAGGATAGCTCTCCCTGCACCTCCACTAGCAGTAGGAGACAGATCCATTACAGGGTTTAGAAACTTCGAATCTAGAATGCCAACGATAAATCAGCTGATGATGATGTTAAAAGATGACACTAGACAAATTATCAGTATATGTGGTATGGGAGGATCTGGAAAGACGACAATGGTGAAGGAAGTTGCCAGGCGTGTAAGAGAGGAGAAATTGTTTGATGAGATCATAATGGCGGTGGTGTCCAAAGAACCTGATTTGATGAGAGTTCAAGAAGAACTGGCAAAATGGTTGGGATTAAAATTTAAGGCAGCAACTTTAGATGGAAGGGCGGATGAAATATGGAAACGCCTACTCCAAAGCAAGAAGCGAAATGTTGTGATACTCGATGATGTGTGGAAACATATCGATTTAGAGCGTATTGGGATTCCTTTTGGAAAAGGGTTCAGTTGCAAAGTAGTATTGACTTCACGTAACGTAGACGTAGGCAAACAAATGGGATGTGGTAATGATGATATTCTAGAACTTGACATGTTAACACCACCAGAAACATGGAGTCTTTTGGGAGAGATGGTTGGTGAGTCTTTAGATGATCCCAATTTACATGATACGGCCTATGAGATTGTAATAAGATGTGGCGGCTTACCAATTGCAATAATATGCCTTGGGAGGTCATTGAAGGACAAAAGGAGAGAAGTTTGGAACGATACACTTCAAAAACTGCAGAAGAATATTGTACCGGAAAATATTGAAGGTGTCAGGGAAATGTATAAGTCTCTGCAAGCAAGTTACGATCTTCTGGAGGACGAGGAAGCCCAGAAAATCTTTCTTTTATGTTGCATGTATCCAGAATATGCAAATGTCCCGCTAGAAGCATTGGTACGATCTGGGACTGGCTTGGATTTCTTTAGAGGCGTCGACATTTTATCACAAGTAAGAGATAGGGTGCATTCACTTACTGATAAACTTAAAAGCCGTTTCCTACTGTTAAGTGGTGACCGTAAGTCTACAGTAAAAATACACAGTGTTGTACGAGCTGTAGGAATATCAGTGGCATCTACATCTAAGCTAAATGCAAGAGGATTTAAGGCAATGGTTATACATGAGGATAGATGGCCAAGAGGTATGGCGTTTTCAGATTGCAACGTTTTTTCAGTTGTATCAAATGAGATATCCGAGCTTCCTTCACGTAgattaacttttcaaaatcttgattTACTGCAACTTGCATGCCCCAGACTCTCTTTAGAGAAATTAAATACTATGTTTGACAGAATGCAGACTGTAAAAGTTGTTGAATTGTGGAATATGTCTGTACCATCATTGTCATCACTCTTCATATCCTTGCCACGAGACATTTGTGTTTTGTGTATGGACTGCAAAATGGAAACTATTGGTGATATTAGGCCAGAGGAGTTTGTGGATCTTGAAATACTGAGCTTAGGGAATTGTGATATGATAGAGTTGCCTAGGCAGATTGGAAATCTTGCTAATTTGAGGCTGCTAGACTTGAGTCGTTGTCACTCGCTTGAAAGGATCTTCCCGGGTGTCATCTCAAGCTTATCCCAACTAGAAGAATTAGACACGGGATCAAAGTGGTGGGGAGAAGAGGAAGAAGGTGATGCAAGCCTCACTGAACTAGAGTCCTTGACTAAGTTGAGCTATTTAGGGATCCGTATTAAATCATTAAGTTTCCTTCCTAAGAATTCTCTCTTTGAAAAACTTCAAAGGTATGTAATATCTGTAGGAGTTCATATCGAAAAATCACGCTCTTTTAATAACAGAATGCTTCTACTGAAGCTTAAAAGTACCGGTACACATTTAGGTGGTGGCATTGACAAGTTGTTACAGAGAAACACTGAGAAGGTGTTCCTGAGTGGAGATGGTATCAAAACGGCTCTAAACGAGCTAGCTCCAGGTGGTTTTCAGCAAGTGAAGTATTTAACCGTTGAATGCTGTAACAATGAAGCGACAGAATATCTTCTAGATTACAGCTACACATCATATGGTGCTGCTGTTTTCAGTAATTTAGAAAAACTGCGTATGGAAAAAATGTGGCTTTTAAAGGGAATCTTAAGTCATAATAGCCAAGGTCTTCCTGTTAAATCATTTTCAAAGTTGCGTAAGATCCATCTGTCAGTTTTACCTGAAATGACCCATTTGTTCACTCAGTCAGTAGCAACAAATTTGGTGCACCTCGAAAGCCTTCATATAGAATATTGTACAAGTATGCAAGAAGTCATTCTAAATCCAACGCCTTCAGCAGCATCTAGTACCACTGAAAATAAGATCGTTTTCCCAAAGTTACTCGAGTTAATCATCAACGATGTTGTAAGCCTCATTTGTTTCTCCCATGGGATCAACCTGCAACTTGAGTTTCCTCAACTAAGAGTATTAAAgcttgaatatataaaaaatttcctTACCTTTTGTCCTGAGGAGATATATCATAATGGCACCAAGTTACAATCTCTAATTGACCACAAG GTTGAATTTTCAAGCTTGGCCGAATTGACAATCACAAACGTTGCCGATATTAAAGAAGTTTGGTGTGGTTGCTTTCCAAATCTAGTACATCTTCAAGGACTATATATCCAATTCTGTCACAATATGGAAGAAGTGATTTCCATTCAACGACCCTCGGTTGCTACAAAAGAAGAAATATTAGTTTTCCTCAAGTTAAAAGAAGTCATCCTTTTTGGGTTAAACAGGCTCACCTATTTCTGCAGAGGGATTGATCATGTTGAGTTTCCCCAACTGAGAGTTCTACGGCTTCGTTGGCTAGCACATTTCAGAACTTTCTGCCCGGAAGAGAATGTTGATCTCCCATCGTATGCATTCAATGATAAG GTCTCGTTTCCTAGTCTGGAGACGCTTGAAGTGTCTGAACTCGACAGTGTAGAGGAATTATGGTCTAGCCAGCTTCCAACGAGCCAGTTTGGAAAACTAAAATATCTTAGAGTGGAGAAATGTCACAAACTGGTGAACATTTTTCCATCAGATTTGGAAACACTATTTCCTAATCTGGAAAAGTTAGAAGTGGAGAAGTGTGATTCACTTGAACAGGTGTGGGGTACAAAAGGGATACAAATCCGAAACCTGAAAAGTATAATCGTATGCGACTGTCCAAGTTTGATGAGCTTGTGCGCTTTGTACACATTCAAAGGTCTTTCGAATCTACAGGTTCTAGATATATCCAACTGCAAAATGATGGTGGCCGTCGTTGCAGATGAGAAGAAAGATGGAAAAACGATTGAAGCTTTTTCTGTCAACAAACTGGAACAACTGAATCTGGCATTTCTGCCAAATCTTAGTTGCTtttctgataccaaatgtgacaTTGAACTAACAGAACTAACACAAGTGATGGTTAAGGGTTGTCCAGAAATGATCACTTTCTCTGAAAGTTCAGTTCTTACACCAAAGCTTCAGTTTGCAGTGGTTGAAGGCGTAACAAAGACCGGTGACCTAAATAGTACCATTCGTGCTGCACACGCTTTCATCGAAAGTGTCGGTTCTCAAAAGAACACAACTTAA